In Candidatus Poribacteria bacterium, the genomic stretch CAAGTCTTTAACCCCTAAACAGTGGGTAGGCAGACACATTGCCTTGCGACAACGCTGTTTATGTCTGCCAACTTGATATTCTAATTGTACAACATTTTTAGGCGAAAGTCAAATTTATTTTTAGGGAAATAGTCCATTAGCGGGAAACCTATATCCCAAACCTAAAGGATTGGGCTTTACGCCCGAATGCCCGTAAATTATCTTGAATTTTAAAGCAATTCTTTATACTATATCACGCAACAGAACGATACCGCTATCCCGCTTGAGGAAAGGACATGACACCGAAACAGAAATACCTCTTTGACCTACGTGGCTACCTGCATTTAGAGAACGTCCTGTCGTCAGAAGAACTCAGCAACACACAAGCAGCGATCGAACGGCTTGTGCAGGGGGCACCAGATGAATTACCACCCGGAATTAGCAGCGGTGGTGAAGGTTTTTCAAACGGGTTCTCCGCCGACAAATCGCTTGAGGCATTAACACTACATCCTGTTACGTGGCCGATCATCAAAGAATTGACGTGGAACAAACCGCGTTTCAATCGCGGATCGCTTGTTGTGAATACGCACGAGCGACAGGAGATGACCCCGCTGCATTGTGCTGGGGAAGGTTTCCGTTGGACCCGACGGTATGGTGTTAGAGACGATCAGATTTTCACAAACGATGTCGTGGCTTTCTTCTATTTCACGGATGTCTATCCGGGGGACGGGGGTTTGATCGTTTTACCGGGTTCCCATAAGCGGGAGTTTGCGCGTCCTGAGCATCTGTTTTTCCCTGAACAGGAGAATATAGATGCCCCGCTCCATCCGGCTCTTGTCAATGTGACCCCGAAAGCAGGAGACGTTGTGATTATCACCGAGATGTTGACACACGGTGTGCTGGTGTGGAAACCGACAGATCGCGATCGGAGATTCCTTATTCTACGATATAAGACGCAGTTCTTCCAAGACGAGCGTGGTGTCCGCGAATCTTTCCCACCTGAAGTGATGGAGAGACTCGCTCCTGAGACGAAAGCGTTGGCGGCTTACGGCTCAGAGTGGGAAATAAAGGACCTTGTGAAACAGGATACTGTGACGTTGACGTAATTAGGTAATCGCAATGAAAATCGTCAAAGCTGAACTCACGGATGCTGAAGTGCTTGCCGAACTGAATCAGCATCTCATCGAGGACGAACGGCACCCGAATCCGATGAACACCGCCCAACTCATCGAAAGGATGAAAGAATGGTTGACAACCGATTACATCTGCTATGTGGCGAAGCAGAACGGACACATTGTCGGTTACTGTCTATACAGAGACGACGGTGGATACTACTATATGCGGCAATTGTATGTGGACAGAGCACACCGCCGAAAGGGTATCGCTACGCAACTGCTTGATTGGTTATACGAAAATGTATGGACGGATAAGAAGGTTAGGTTGGACGTACTTGCCCATAACAAGGATGCTGTCGCCTTTTACCAGAGATACGGCTTCAGAATCGGTGTTTTTAGAATGGAAAAATGAGAAGTGTGAGGGAATCAAAGATGAAATATGATAATATCAATCGCACCTTTGATTGTGAACCGACGCTCACCGATACACAGGTGCTGCAGTATTGTCGGGATGGCTACCTACAACTCCAAGGCGTCGTCCCAGACGAAATCAATCAGCGCACGTGCGATTATCTCAACGGTGATTTGCCGATCAATCCGTGTTTCATGCCCGACGGGATGACACACGCCGATTTAGAACGAATGCGGGATACGCACGAACCCAGCTCGATTCTGCTTGAGGATTGGTACATCAAGCATGTCCTTCTCAACCGAGAACTCGCCGGGGCATTGCGCTCATTGCTCGGTAAGGACGTTGGGTTACCTGTGTTAGTCAGCAACCATCGTGTTGAGTGCCCGATGCCTGCACAGGGGTGGCACCACGATGCCGATCACGTTTTTGGACCTGAAACCAATTTCGTCGAGGTCTTCTATTTCCCGCAGGATACACCGATGGAATTGGGTCCGACGGACCTTATGCCCGGTTCACACATCCGTTCCACAAGTCGAGATATAGCCGAGAAAGGGGTCTCAAGCGAAGGTCCTGCGGGTTCGTTTGTTATCCATTCGCAAAGCATCCTCCATCGGCGCGGTGAGTCCACAGCGGAAGGGCTGCGCCACATGCTGAAATACAGTTATTGGCGGACGGTTCCACCGACACGGGATTGGAAGGAAGAGCCAGAATTTGACATCCAAACCGCCGAATACGGCGGACACGGCGTGGCGAGATACGTGGCGCACATGTTCTACTGGCTCTGCGGCAAAGGTGAGGAATTCCGTCTCATCGGTGGGCAAGCATGGCCCTGGTCAAGCATCAATCAAATCGGACCCTCATACGGTTTTGGACACAAAGAAGGCTATCTTCCGAACTGGCGAAAGGACAATCCGGATGATTACGCAATCCCGTAGGTAGAACGATTTATCGTAAAACACCTCGTTACCGATCCAACGCGTCGAGTTCAACACGATAACGTTTTTCAGTGGTGTCAAGCAACTCTTCGATAACTTTTTCAGTGCTGCCAGACTCCGCAATAAGGGTTTCCATTTGCTCCACTGCAAAAGATTGAACATGGCTAAAACAGTTCTGAGACGATTTGTCGAGATGGTTGCCAACGTTCAAACTCAGCACTAACAAAAGTGCGCGTTCCAATCTTTCAATACGCTCGTCACGCGCTTTAAGTTCTTCCAACAGATCCATTTGGATTTCCCGATCCCCAGTCGATTTATCCCCCTACGAAGGTGGGAAGGTAGCAAACGGACTATGCGGTGCATTTTGCCTGCTACCCAAACTGGTTTGAATAGTATATCACAAAAAAATAAGGCTATAAACGGAAGTGTAGAGTGCCAGTCCCCGTGTCTCTACCACCAGAAAAGATAGCACTAATTTTCGGAGATAACAAGCACCTGATTCGTTTCAACGTTCTGTAAGGTTTGGACGCTGCCACAGAGCCACCGCACTGTCAGCGTATCAACCGATGTCGCGGCACCCAACCCAAAATGTAAACGGAGGTCGTTTTGACTGAGGTATCCCGAACCACTTTTAACCTCCCGCAACTGCGTCAACCCCCCAGAAACTACGGTCACCCGTACCCCAATTGCATCTCGGTTGCAATGGGTTCCGATGAGTTTGATGGACAGCCACTGCGACGTGTTACCGCCGTCGTTCCGCAAAACGGTCGGCGTGTCTTTGAGGTTAGAGACAACAATGTCAATATCGCCATCGTTATCCATATCACCGAAAGCGGTGCCTCGACTGACGCTCTGCTGTGCTACCGCCGCGTCAGGGATTTCGGAAAACCTGATACCCCGATCACTCAGGAAAAGTTGATTTGGCTGTGCGTACGTGCCAATCGGATCAATCTCGACGATATTGTCATCAAGGTGCCCGTTGGCAATAAACAGATCCAACCAACCGTCATTGTTAAAGTCGATGAAATCGGCACCCCACGCCAAATACGGAAGGCTCCGCTCACCAATCCCTGTGGCGAAACTCATCTCAGTAAAGAATCCACTCTGGGCATTGTGATAGAGACTATTTGTCTGATCCTGAAAATTCGTAATCACGATATCGAGATAGCCATCGTTATCAAAATCACCGAGATTCGCGCCCATCCCGCTATAGGCGCGCCCTTCCTCACTGAGTGCAACACCTGCGAAAAGAGCGTCCTCCGTCATCGCAACACCGTTCTGCTCGTTGCGATAAAGAAAATTAGGTGTCGTATCGTTGGCAACAAAGATATCAACATCCCCATCATTATCTACATCACCACAGACGACCCCCAATCCTTTGCCACTCACTGTGCCGATCCCTATGCTTTTCGAGACATCCGTGAAGGTCCCGTCCCCGTTGTTACGGTAGAACACATCGGCAACACCCGGTAGTGCTTCAGGTGTGCAATACGTTGGAATATTTTGTCGGAAGCATTCTGGATTGGTATCTGGATCGAACTGGACATAATTGACAACATAGAGATCCAGATAGCCATCGGCATCAACGTCTACAAAAGCACAGCCACTACTGAATTGATTGCCAGCAACGGCGGCAGTATCAGCGACATCCGTAAAAGTGCCGTCCCCATTGTTGCGATACAGCACGTTTGGACCGTAGTTCGTCACATAGAGATCCGTGAGACCATCGTTGTTGTAATCACCGACGCAGCACCCTAATCCGTAGCCCGTATCACCGACAGATGTCTCGTCGGTTATATCGGTGAAAGCACTACCATCGTTGCGGTAAAAACGGTTTGTCAGTGGAACTGACGAAGTCGCCCCCGGCAGATCGCTACCGTTGACGAAATAGAGATCTAAATCTGTATCATTGTCAAAATCGAAGAGCGCGACGCCACTGCCAATCGGCTCAATAAAGTACTTCCTACCGCTTTCGCCGTTCACGTGCCGAAATTCAATACCGAGTTCAGCAGTTACATCGGTGAAATGGATACCTTGATTTTGTGAGGAAACGGGTTGTGCGAATGCGGATTTCGGTGCGATGTGTAAGAGAAAGAGGATAACGGTAAAACCGATTGTGGGTATAGTCAATTTTTTGTAACGCATAGTCTGTGTATATGGTATAATAGCAGTCAGCATATT encodes the following:
- a CDS encoding phytanoyl-CoA dioxygenase family protein; translated protein: MTPKQKYLFDLRGYLHLENVLSSEELSNTQAAIERLVQGAPDELPPGISSGGEGFSNGFSADKSLEALTLHPVTWPIIKELTWNKPRFNRGSLVVNTHERQEMTPLHCAGEGFRWTRRYGVRDDQIFTNDVVAFFYFTDVYPGDGGLIVLPGSHKREFARPEHLFFPEQENIDAPLHPALVNVTPKAGDVVIITEMLTHGVLVWKPTDRDRRFLILRYKTQFFQDERGVRESFPPEVMERLAPETKALAAYGSEWEIKDLVKQDTVTLT
- a CDS encoding GNAT family N-acetyltransferase, with amino-acid sequence MKIVKAELTDAEVLAELNQHLIEDERHPNPMNTAQLIERMKEWLTTDYICYVAKQNGHIVGYCLYRDDGGYYYMRQLYVDRAHRRKGIATQLLDWLYENVWTDKKVRLDVLAHNKDAVAFYQRYGFRIGVFRMEK
- a CDS encoding phytanoyl-CoA dioxygenase family protein; amino-acid sequence: MKYDNINRTFDCEPTLTDTQVLQYCRDGYLQLQGVVPDEINQRTCDYLNGDLPINPCFMPDGMTHADLERMRDTHEPSSILLEDWYIKHVLLNRELAGALRSLLGKDVGLPVLVSNHRVECPMPAQGWHHDADHVFGPETNFVEVFYFPQDTPMELGPTDLMPGSHIRSTSRDIAEKGVSSEGPAGSFVIHSQSILHRRGESTAEGLRHMLKYSYWRTVPPTRDWKEEPEFDIQTAEYGGHGVARYVAHMFYWLCGKGEEFRLIGGQAWPWSSINQIGPSYGFGHKEGYLPNWRKDNPDDYAIP
- a CDS encoding CRTAC1 family protein — translated: MGSGVALFDFDNDTDLDLYFVNGSDLPGATSSVPLTNRFYRNDGSAFTDITDETSVGDTGYGLGCCVGDYNNDGLTDLYVTNYGPNVLYRNNGDGTFTDVADTAAVAGNQFSSGCAFVDVDADGYLDLYVVNYVQFDPDTNPECFRQNIPTYCTPEALPGVADVFYRNNGDGTFTDVSKSIGIGTVSGKGLGVVCGDVDNDGDVDIFVANDTTPNFLYRNEQNGVAMTEDALFAGVALSEEGRAYSGMGANLGDFDNDGYLDIVITNFQDQTNSLYHNAQSGFFTEMSFATGIGERSLPYLAWGADFIDFNNDGWLDLFIANGHLDDNIVEIDPIGTYAQPNQLFLSDRGIRFSEIPDAAVAQQSVSRGTAFGDMDNDGDIDIVVSNLKDTPTVLRNDGGNTSQWLSIKLIGTHCNRDAIGVRVTVVSGGLTQLREVKSGSGYLSQNDLRLHFGLGAATSVDTLTVRWLCGSVQTLQNVETNQVLVISEN